TTTCAATATGTTCATCGCTCGTTATAACTTCAATTGCATTCAGTAATGTTTCACGCGTAACCTCTTTCCTCACTCCTTTTAACAATGCCAACATCTTAACAACCAAGGACTCAAACTCTTGCTTTAACTCATCTAAGTCATAAAGCGCGCCCTTAATATCTTCTTCACTATACATCACAAATGCCTTTTTCAACTCCTTTAACACGCCAATATAATCAATGATTAGGCCGGCTTCTTTAATATCCTTATAAGGCCGATTTGTCCGAGCAATTGCTTGAAGCAAGCGATGTTCTTTTAGTGGCTTATCAAGATACATCGTTTGTAAAATTGGAGCATTAAACCCGGTAATTAGCATATCAGTAACAATAAGAATCTGGGGAAACTCTTCATTCCTAAAATCCTCTCTGATTTCTTCTCTAATCTTATCTAAATCTTTACCTCTAAACTTTGGCCGATTCCTCAATTCAGTTAAATATTCCTTTATAACATCATCTTTTTCTTCAGCAAGAAATGTCATTACCACTTCAGAGTATTCCTTGGGCAACAATTTATCTAATGCCCGTTTATAAAGCACACAGGCTTTTCTTGAAGCCGCAACCACCATTGCCTTAAATTTACCTTTCACTTTATTGGTAAAGTGTGTGGCAATATCTTGGGCTTTTTTATCAATCCGATAGGGGTCTTCTAAAATAATTCTGATACTATCCAGTTTTTCTTTAATTTCTTTTTGCACTTCTTCTCTCAATCCATCGTCTAAATCTTCAAATTCACTTTCTAAAAATGCTTCAAGTTTATCTTTCTCCAAATGCACCTCGTCTAATCGTGGTTGATATGCGATTTTAACTGTAAACCCGTCAAGAATCGAATCCACAATAAAATAGCGGTCAAGATACTTTTCTTCTGGTAAATAAGAAAACTCACGATAAGTGTCTTGGGCTCTTTTGGAAATCGGTGTCCCGGTAAAACCAAAAAAGAACGCTGATTTTAAGATACTACGCATCTGAGCAGAAAGTATGCCATATTGACTGCGATGGCCTTCATCAATAAACGCAACAACATTTTTCCGTTCACTAATTGTCATCTTCCTTTTCGATATTTCATCTTGTAAAATTTTTAACTCTTCAGGCCGAAATTTATGAATCAGGGTAAAGAAAATGCCCCGTTTACCTTGATAATCATTATGAGTTATTACTTCTTTTAATTCTTTAATTGAAGCAAGCGGTTTTTCTGGTTTAGCAATGTCCAATGAGCAAAAGTCTTTATATAACTGGTCTTGCAAATCATCGCGGTCAACAATAAAAAAGATAGTTGGATTTTCCAGTTTTTTGTCATAGAAAAGTTTATTTGCGGCAAAAATCATCTCTAAGGTTTTTCCTGAACCCTGCCAATGCCATATCAACCCTTTATTTTTATCTTCCTTACCTTCTAAATTTCTAATTACCCTTTCATAAATCTTATTCACAGCACGATATTGCATATACCGAGCAATAACTTTCGTAGATTCGCCAAACTGTTCCTTAACGAAAATAAAATTCTTAACCATATCAAGCAAAGTATTCTGAGACAACATTTCAACTGTGGCATCAACCGAATCTTTCAATTCCTCCTTCCACTCATCAATAATAACCTCTCTCTGCCAAGGAACAATCGGAAAATATCTGGCAACTTCTGCCACAGCAACACCAATTTGAACATATTTATAAAGTTCCGGAACTTCTCTTTCGTAAGCTTTAATCTGATTATAAGCATCAGCCCAACTTTGAGAAAGTTTGGACGGGTCTTTACATTCAATATTTACTAAGGGAATACCATTAACATATAAAACAACATCAACTCTGATTATATTTGCACTTGACTTATAATAAACCTGACGACTGACAATATACTCATTGTTTTTAATATTTTCATAGTCAAAAAGTTGAAGTTGGACAACAATTCGTTCTTTTGCCAGTTTTACTGGAACACCGAACTTATAATAATTAAGAAGAGTTTTTATTCCTTCAACCGCCGTGCCTTTTAACTTCAACTCATTAAGAACTTGTCTGATTTCTTCGTCACCAATTTGGATATTATAATTGATTCTTTTAATAGCCCGGACAAGGTTGGGAATTAAAAGCGGTTCATCATAACTTTCCCGTTCCAAATCATCCGCTTTAACAAATTGCCAATTTTTTTCTTTTAATTTATTGACGATGTAATCTTCAATTAAAACTTTTTCTTTAAGCATTTATGCTATAAAAGCACTTCTTCAGAAGTAAACTCTTTTTCTTCCTGTGAGCAAATCATTCATCAATCCCTTTTTAATTCGCTCCAATTTTTCCTTTCGCTTTTGTTCCAAATTCAATAATTCATCAACCGTTGAAAGAATCTCAGCAATTTTCTGCTGCTCCGGAAAAGGCGGAAGAGGAATTAGAAATTTTACTATATTTTTAATATTCAAGTAAGGTAAAGTAGTACCTGCGGAACTTTTAGCAAATTTTATTTTTCGTAAAAAATAAAATAAGAATTTAGTATCTATAATTTTATCATTGGGTATTATTGCACAGAGATGACTTACAAGATATGAATCTA
This is a stretch of genomic DNA from candidate division WOR-3 bacterium. It encodes these proteins:
- a CDS encoding HsdR family type I site-specific deoxyribonuclease, which produces MLKEKVLIEDYIVNKLKEKNWQFVKADDLERESYDEPLLIPNLVRAIKRINYNIQIGDEEIRQVLNELKLKGTAVEGIKTLLNYYKFGVPVKLAKERIVVQLQLFDYENIKNNEYIVSRQVYYKSSANIIRVDVVLYVNGIPLVNIECKDPSKLSQSWADAYNQIKAYEREVPELYKYVQIGVAVAEVARYFPIVPWQREVIIDEWKEELKDSVDATVEMLSQNTLLDMVKNFIFVKEQFGESTKVIARYMQYRAVNKIYERVIRNLEGKEDKNKGLIWHWQGSGKTLEMIFAANKLFYDKKLENPTIFFIVDRDDLQDQLYKDFCSLDIAKPEKPLASIKELKEVITHNDYQGKRGIFFTLIHKFRPEELKILQDEISKRKMTISERKNVVAFIDEGHRSQYGILSAQMRSILKSAFFFGFTGTPISKRAQDTYREFSYLPEEKYLDRYFIVDSILDGFTVKIAYQPRLDEVHLEKDKLEAFLESEFEDLDDGLREEVQKEIKEKLDSIRIILEDPYRIDKKAQDIATHFTNKVKGKFKAMVVAASRKACVLYKRALDKLLPKEYSEVVMTFLAEEKDDVIKEYLTELRNRPKFRGKDLDKIREEIREDFRNEEFPQILIVTDMLITGFNAPILQTMYLDKPLKEHRLLQAIARTNRPYKDIKEAGLIIDYIGVLKELKKAFVMYSEEDIKGALYDLDELKQEFESLVVKMLALLKGVRKEVTRETLLNAIEVITSDEHIEKEFVRRYRKLRRLFELLGSTEIKIGRYKDYEWISVIYNTYVKTVAKIDDKIYVQKYFDRTMDVVHDAIKVEYGEVLPIIVFDENYLKSLEAEVKNTQEKAANILFTLNRLVLVDRHRNPIYESLVGKVERLVQLWREKTKDYEEIYKQGVLAINEINRLNQRQRILGFSDFEYAMLLTLEAKLGTRPEFIDDVKKLAKIVGSRAYTGWTYQITARKEIEREVRRFVRKYRKQYGITLSDIDEINEKLIEYIKTYGG
- a CDS encoding restriction endonuclease subunit S, which codes for KGIGHKEFKYSKELNCQIPKEWEVVKLGEISIVDTGGYAPQGEKYFKNGRYPFVRVQHLENATVFVEKWDLINEEAIKEYNLKLFPKGTIIFPKSGASINLEKRAMLYVDSYLVSHLCAIIPNDKIIDTKFLFYFLRKIKFAKSSAGTTLPYLNIKNIVKFLIPLPPFPEQQKIAEILSTVDELLNLEQKRKEKLERIKKGLMNDLLTGRKRVYF